From a single Planctellipticum variicoloris genomic region:
- the rplF gene encoding 50S ribosomal protein L6, with the protein MSRIGKKPVPVPASVTVKIDGSKVTVKGKNGELTLGAHELVTVRFDDAKRELIVERPNDTRDARALHGLTRALLNNMVVGVEKQWEKKLEIQGVGYQASLANKVLTLQVGFANAIKLPVPANVVCEVPDNTHIIVKSLDRQSCGQFAADIRAVRPPEPYKGKGIRYSDERVRRKEGKAAGS; encoded by the coding sequence ATGTCTCGAATTGGCAAGAAACCTGTCCCTGTGCCTGCTTCGGTGACCGTCAAAATCGACGGCTCGAAAGTGACGGTCAAGGGAAAGAACGGCGAGCTGACGCTGGGAGCGCACGAGCTGGTCACCGTCCGGTTCGACGACGCGAAGCGCGAGCTGATCGTCGAGCGTCCGAACGATACTCGGGACGCGCGGGCGCTGCACGGTCTGACCCGGGCGCTGCTCAACAACATGGTTGTGGGCGTCGAGAAGCAGTGGGAGAAGAAACTCGAGATCCAGGGCGTCGGCTACCAGGCCTCGCTGGCCAACAAGGTGCTGACGCTGCAGGTCGGATTCGCGAACGCCATTAAGCTGCCGGTGCCGGCGAACGTGGTCTGCGAAGTGCCTGACAACACGCACATCATCGTCAAGAGTCTTGATCGGCAGTCGTGCGGCCAGTTTGCGGCCGATATCCGGGCGGTCCGTCCGCCGGAGCCATATAAGGGCAAGGGAATTCGCTACTCCGATGAACGCGTCCGTCGTAAGGAAGGCAAGGCCGCCGGCAGCTAA
- the rplO gene encoding 50S ribosomal protein L15: protein MMIHDVNVGIVGSRARKRVGRGIGSGHGKTSGRGHKGCASRSGYKRSLGHEGGQTPLVRRIAKRGFNNRQFATVVAEVNLFALEASYDNGAVVTVENMVEKGLAKGRFEECKILGQGELTKALTVSAHRFSKSAIDKIVKAGGTATLLGAE from the coding sequence ATGATGATTCATGACGTGAACGTGGGGATCGTCGGCAGCCGCGCGCGGAAGCGCGTTGGTCGCGGTATCGGATCCGGCCACGGGAAGACGAGCGGTCGCGGTCACAAGGGCTGCGCCAGCCGTTCCGGGTACAAGCGATCGCTGGGGCATGAAGGCGGTCAGACTCCGCTCGTGCGCCGGATCGCCAAGCGGGGCTTCAACAACCGCCAGTTCGCCACGGTCGTCGCCGAGGTGAATCTGTTCGCTCTCGAAGCGTCGTATGACAACGGCGCCGTGGTGACCGTGGAGAACATGGTCGAGAAGGGGCTGGCCAAGGGCCGCTTCGAGGAATGCAAGATTCTCGGCCAGGGCGAGTTGACGAAGGCGCTGACTGTGTCGGCCCATCGGTTTTCGAAGAGCGCCATCGACAAGATCGTCAAGGCGGGTGGCACCGCGACCCTGCTCGGCGCGGAGTAG
- the rplR gene encoding 50S ribosomal protein L18 has protein sequence MKLQKRITQQKTRRQYRVRNVVRATGRLRLTVFRSNKHIYAQIIDDEAGRTLVAASTAEPAIRAGEGSTSDTEAAGAIGKLLATRAIEQGIKEVAFDRGSYRYHGRVAALADAAREAGLDF, from the coding sequence ATGAAACTTCAAAAACGAATTACGCAGCAGAAGACCCGGCGGCAGTATCGGGTGCGGAATGTGGTTCGCGCGACCGGTCGGCTGCGGCTGACTGTGTTCCGCAGCAACAAGCACATTTACGCCCAGATTATCGACGACGAGGCCGGGCGGACGTTGGTCGCCGCGTCGACGGCGGAGCCGGCGATTCGAGCCGGCGAGGGATCCACGAGCGACACGGAGGCCGCCGGCGCAATCGGCAAACTGCTGGCGACGCGGGCCATCGAGCAGGGAATCAAGGAAGTCGCGTTCGATCGCGGCTCGTATCGCTATCATGGCCGCGTCGCGGCGCTGGCTGATGCGGCCCGTGAGGCCGGACTGGATTTCTAG
- the rpsH gene encoding 30S ribosomal protein S8, whose amino-acid sequence MMTDPVADLLNRLRNAIAIERPFVDAPLSKLKVSIAEALQREGYIWDFEVIEGNPQGTLRINLKYGPNGERVIQQIKRVSTPGRRVYSGVRDLPNVLQGLGIALVSTNAGVLSNREARQKGLGGEVLCTIS is encoded by the coding sequence ATGATGACTGACCCGGTCGCAGACCTGCTGAACCGATTGCGTAACGCGATCGCGATTGAACGACCGTTTGTGGACGCTCCGCTGTCGAAGCTGAAGGTGAGTATCGCCGAAGCTCTGCAGAGAGAAGGCTACATCTGGGACTTCGAGGTGATCGAAGGCAATCCTCAGGGAACGCTGCGGATCAACCTGAAGTACGGCCCCAACGGCGAGCGCGTCATCCAGCAGATCAAGCGGGTCAGCACGCCTGGCCGTCGGGTCTACTCGGGCGTTCGCGATCTGCCGAACGTGCTGCAGGGGCTCGGCATCGCGCTGGTCTCAACCAATGCGGGGGTGCTGAGCAACCGCGAGGCGCGGCAGAAGGGCCTGGGCGGCGAAGTTCTCTGTACGATCTCCTAG
- a CDS encoding type Z 30S ribosomal protein S14 produces the protein MATKAHIAKAKRKPKFSTRLEHRCALCGRPRAVYRKFKLCRICFRNLALDGLIPGVKKASW, from the coding sequence ATGGCCACTAAGGCGCACATTGCCAAGGCAAAGCGGAAGCCGAAGTTTTCGACGCGGCTGGAACATCGTTGTGCACTCTGCGGACGTCCGCGGGCGGTGTATCGCAAGTTTAAGTTGTGCCGAATCTGCTTCCGGAATCTGGCGCTCGACGGTTTGATCCCGGGCGTGAAGAAAGCCAGTTGGTAA
- the rpsE gene encoding 30S ribosomal protein S5: MASDSSSGDSPEKVVQIRRCACVVKGGRRFSFTALVVVGDGQGRVGYGYGKGVEVPQAVEKAVKQANRRMIRVPMRGTTIPHQVYGKFGTSQVMFMPANAGTGIIAGAGLRAIAESLGIKDVLTKGRGSNNPMNVVKAAFVALKQLRTREDVARLRGVEL; encoded by the coding sequence GTGGCAAGCGATTCATCATCCGGCGACTCCCCAGAGAAGGTGGTTCAGATCCGCCGCTGCGCGTGCGTGGTCAAGGGCGGCCGCCGGTTCAGCTTCACGGCGCTCGTCGTCGTTGGGGACGGCCAGGGGCGAGTTGGCTACGGCTACGGGAAGGGCGTCGAAGTCCCTCAGGCGGTCGAGAAGGCCGTCAAGCAGGCGAATCGACGCATGATCCGGGTGCCGATGCGCGGCACGACGATTCCCCATCAGGTGTACGGGAAGTTCGGCACGTCGCAGGTGATGTTCATGCCGGCAAACGCCGGTACGGGGATTATCGCGGGGGCCGGGCTGCGGGCGATCGCGGAATCGCTGGGAATCAAAGACGTCCTGACCAAGGGACGCGGATCGAACAATCCGATGAACGTGGTTAAGGCCGCGTTCGTGGCGCTGAAGCAGTTGCGGACCCGTGAAGATGTGGCTCGGCTGCGGGGAGTTGAACTCTAA
- the rplE gene encoding 50S ribosomal protein L5 codes for MARLLTKYREEIIPRLREALGRDNVHALPKLEKIVVNMGLGKSIQERKRLDEATAHLATITGQKAQITKSRKAVSAFRLREGMEIGCRVTLRGQRMYEFLDRLITLALPRVRDFRGLNPDGFDGRGNYSMGLNEQVVFPEVNPDKVTFVQGMNITMVTSARTNDEGRLLLREMGLPFRKD; via the coding sequence ATGGCTCGCCTGTTGACGAAATATCGTGAAGAGATCATTCCGCGTCTGCGCGAAGCGCTGGGACGAGACAACGTCCATGCGTTGCCGAAGCTGGAAAAGATCGTCGTGAACATGGGCCTCGGCAAGTCGATCCAGGAGCGCAAGCGGCTGGATGAGGCGACCGCCCATCTGGCGACGATTACCGGACAGAAGGCGCAGATCACGAAATCCCGCAAAGCGGTTTCGGCGTTCCGTCTCCGCGAGGGGATGGAGATCGGTTGCCGCGTGACTCTTCGCGGGCAGCGGATGTACGAGTTTCTCGACCGGCTGATCACGCTGGCCCTCCCGCGGGTCCGCGACTTTCGCGGTTTGAATCCGGACGGATTCGACGGCCGCGGAAACTACAGCATGGGACTCAACGAGCAGGTCGTGTTTCCGGAAGTCAATCCAGACAAAGTGACGTTCGTGCAGGGCATGAACATCACGATGGTGACTTCGGCGCGAACGAACGATGAAGGCCGGCTGCTGTTGCGTGAGATGGGCCTGCCTTTCCGCAAGGATTGA